One window of the Marinilactibacillus sp. Marseille-P9653 genome contains the following:
- a CDS encoding ClC family H(+)/Cl(-) exchange transporter gives MGTVVGIFVSLFRFTIGLLVTYTRDAYDFMRLNPTWIVAWILFSLVVALIIARLMRDEPDIKGAGIRNLESQLYGISDINWFSIFWRKLIGASLSIGSGLALGRGGPSVHLGAVIGKGINRFFKGNRSQENILISSGVSAGLSAAFNAPLSGVMFILEDVHHKFSGTLLLSAFTSSIVANFVALRIFGIEPAISLGTAIRFPVEQYLHLVILGSALAIVGRIYQEFLIHLPTLYSKLPFPSHYHALIPFSLVIQVGLYLPTMLGGGTDIIDIIDMNRLSTLLLIGIFLFRFIFSLISYSSELPGGIFFPVLCLGALMGAIYGNLALDHSSIDAIYYKNFIMYATGGLMTAVIKAPLTSIILIAEITGTESQLMPLSLVCLCTYVVANFLGSKSLYERLMENATKQLESKPNGEEVDVTLIVGADQFFDGLVYKDLDLPEHAQLVEIVRYKETFTPREDTVLQANDELIIQCDSGLVPSLRNYLLKHN, from the coding sequence GTGGGCACGGTCGTGGGTATTTTTGTTAGTTTATTTCGTTTTACGATTGGCCTCTTAGTAACCTATACGCGAGATGCCTATGATTTTATGCGATTAAACCCCACCTGGATTGTTGCTTGGATCCTCTTTTCCTTAGTTGTAGCACTAATTATCGCTAGACTCATGCGTGATGAACCAGATATCAAGGGAGCTGGTATCCGTAACCTCGAAAGCCAACTTTACGGTATCAGTGATATAAACTGGTTTTCTATTTTTTGGAGAAAATTGATAGGTGCTAGTTTATCGATTGGATCTGGACTTGCATTAGGTCGCGGCGGTCCCTCTGTTCATCTAGGTGCTGTCATTGGTAAAGGCATTAACCGCTTTTTCAAAGGAAATCGTTCGCAGGAAAATATTTTAATTTCTTCAGGTGTAAGTGCAGGTTTATCAGCTGCCTTCAATGCACCCCTTTCAGGAGTGATGTTCATCCTTGAAGATGTACACCATAAGTTTTCCGGCACGTTACTTTTATCGGCTTTTACATCTTCTATTGTTGCAAACTTTGTTGCACTGCGTATTTTTGGAATCGAACCTGCTATAAGTCTTGGGACGGCCATTCGATTCCCGGTCGAGCAGTATTTACACTTAGTCATTTTAGGAAGTGCATTAGCTATTGTCGGTAGAATCTATCAAGAGTTTCTGATTCATTTACCCACTTTATATAGCAAGTTACCCTTTCCTTCTCATTATCATGCCCTAATCCCGTTTTCACTTGTTATCCAAGTTGGTTTATATTTGCCGACCATGCTTGGGGGCGGAACAGATATCATAGATATTATCGACATGAATCGTTTGTCAACTTTATTATTGATAGGAATCTTTTTATTCCGTTTCATCTTTTCCCTGATCTCTTATTCTTCTGAACTGCCAGGAGGAATCTTTTTTCCAGTTCTCTGTCTAGGTGCCTTAATGGGCGCTATTTATGGCAATCTTGCCTTGGATCATTCTAGTATCGACGCGATTTATTACAAAAACTTTATTATGTACGCAACGGGTGGTCTGATGACTGCCGTGATCAAAGCACCTTTGACATCAATTATCTTGATTGCTGAAATCACTGGAACTGAAAGTCAATTGATGCCTTTGAGCTTGGTTTGTCTTTGTACGTATGTCGTAGCAAACTTTTTAGGCTCAAAATCTTTATACGAACGCTTAATGGAAAATGCTACAAAACAACTAGAATCGAAACCAAATGGTGAAGAAGTGGATGTAACCTTAATTGTAGGAGCCGATCAATTTTTTGATGGATTAGTTTATAAGGATCTAGATTTACCGGAACACGCACAACTCGTTGAAATTGTTAGATACAAAGAAACCTTTACTCCAAGAGAAGATACGGTACTTCAAGCTAATGACGAACTGATTATCCAGTGCGATAGCGGCTTGGTTCCTAGTCTTAGAAACTATTTACTCAAACACAATTAG
- a CDS encoding DUF503 domain-containing protein produces MKLMGIELTILIYDAYSLKDKRSVIKSILKKVSNQFNVSVAEMDELDTQNRAVIGVGIVGNSSVLCEKILNQVIQYIEANYEVEITDIDRFVY; encoded by the coding sequence ATGAAGTTGATGGGAATCGAACTGACCATTCTGATTTATGATGCTTACTCTCTTAAAGATAAACGGAGTGTCATTAAAAGTATATTGAAAAAGGTATCCAATCAGTTTAATGTAAGTGTAGCAGAAATGGATGAATTAGATACGCAAAACAGAGCGGTCATTGGGGTTGGAATCGTAGGCAATAGTAGTGTGCTTTGTGAAAAAATTCTGAACCAAGTTATACAGTATATAGAAGCTAACTACGAAGTGGAAATCACAGATATTGATCGATTTGTTTACTAG
- a CDS encoding DegV family protein — MIKVIIDSGIDQNAFMKREYAYEFLPLSVIIEDKDYLDQKEISLEKVHEHMSKGILPKTSQITPQSLLELLDEARRNRDDVLYLCIYSQFSGTFQVAHSLINEYKVNHPEMNVELIDSLGGSGGGALLAFQAMEMVKSGMQFENIVDQTRKNTKHVKYHFTLNDLNWLVKGGRLSKVAGVAGTALNIKPYLTVDHRGIIVKKLVRGKERIYKRIINDVKEGVGTFDDQLVTISHVNDIEAAKKLETMVKTTLPNVTTQILDIGAVLAAHLGIGGVGVFYFDEKPEHYQYINKT, encoded by the coding sequence ATGATAAAAGTTATTATTGATTCTGGTATCGATCAGAATGCATTTATGAAGCGAGAATATGCATATGAATTTTTGCCCCTCAGTGTCATCATTGAAGATAAAGATTATTTAGATCAGAAAGAGATTTCGTTGGAGAAAGTCCACGAACATATGAGTAAAGGGATTTTACCAAAAACCTCTCAAATCACGCCTCAATCTTTATTGGAGTTGCTAGATGAAGCGCGAAGAAATCGAGATGATGTTTTGTACTTGTGTATTTATAGTCAGTTCTCAGGAACCTTTCAAGTTGCTCATTCACTCATTAATGAATACAAAGTGAATCACCCTGAAATGAATGTTGAATTAATAGACTCTTTAGGAGGATCAGGTGGAGGCGCTTTGCTAGCCTTTCAAGCTATGGAAATGGTCAAAAGTGGCATGCAGTTCGAAAACATTGTAGATCAAACGCGTAAAAATACCAAGCACGTAAAGTATCATTTCACCTTGAATGACTTGAATTGGTTAGTAAAAGGCGGCCGACTATCTAAAGTTGCAGGTGTAGCAGGGACCGCTTTGAATATAAAACCGTATTTAACAGTGGATCATAGGGGAATCATTGTTAAAAAGCTGGTGCGTGGTAAAGAAAGAATCTATAAGCGGATTATTAATGATGTAAAAGAAGGTGTCGGGACATTTGATGATCAATTAGTGACAATCAGTCATGTAAATGATATCGAAGCGGCTAAAAAGCTAGAAACTATGGTTAAAACAACTTTACCTAACGTCACTACACAAATTTTAGATATTGGAGCTGTACTGGCAGCGCACTTAGGTATTGGTGGAGTTGGCGTATTCTACTTTGATGAAAAACCAGAACATTATCAATATATCAATAAAACATAA
- a CDS encoding mechanosensitive ion channel, with amino-acid sequence MNNMTNTVQDGFNTFLNFLPQLLLGIVLIIAAWIVATLVSKAISKGLKAIGIQKHFQKWGATNTEEQSNTLIDTISKIAYYLVWVLFLPGIFSTFGLESIGQPIMNMIDTVLSFIPNIIAAAIVLILGVFAARFVKNLVYNLGLAANIDKHLSKLTGNNTDEAEIEKNKGTLASVLGNIVFFLILIPIILVALEVLNINTIAEPISAVLNTILASIPNILVAIVLMIVGFALAKFAGMILTDLLKTTGINKYSTYLKKSSNVNIDLAKIIGQTVAVLIGLFFLVEALNALNLVMLNAILSVVIGYLPNVLFAAIIIGLGFIGGQLLSSGIKSATGSLLAGLLTKYILIVFSIFMALDQLNFASDIVQAAFIFIIGGLAVAFALSFGLGGREFAKKQLARLDSKIDEEANKSGNENTKNPTDSL; translated from the coding sequence ATGAACAACATGACGAACACCGTTCAAGATGGCTTCAACACATTTTTGAACTTCTTGCCACAATTGCTACTAGGTATAGTACTTATTATTGCTGCATGGATTGTAGCGACACTTGTAAGCAAAGCAATTTCTAAAGGGTTAAAAGCAATCGGAATCCAGAAACACTTCCAGAAATGGGGTGCGACAAATACAGAAGAGCAATCAAATACTTTGATTGATACGATCAGTAAAATTGCCTATTATCTTGTATGGGTCTTATTCTTGCCAGGTATATTCTCAACTTTCGGTTTAGAATCAATTGGTCAGCCAATCATGAATATGATTGATACGGTATTGAGCTTCATTCCAAATATCATTGCCGCAGCTATTGTATTGATTTTAGGCGTATTTGCAGCTCGATTTGTTAAGAATCTTGTCTATAATTTAGGACTTGCAGCAAATATCGACAAACACCTTTCTAAGTTGACTGGAAACAATACAGACGAAGCAGAAATTGAGAAAAATAAAGGGACACTAGCATCTGTTCTAGGTAACATTGTTTTCTTCTTGATTTTAATTCCAATTATTTTAGTAGCACTTGAAGTGTTGAATATTAATACAATTGCTGAACCAATCAGTGCAGTATTAAATACAATTCTAGCGTCTATTCCAAACATTCTGGTGGCAATCGTCTTAATGATTGTTGGATTTGCTCTAGCAAAATTCGCTGGAATGATTTTGACAGATTTATTGAAAACTACTGGAATCAATAAATATTCAACTTATCTTAAAAAATCTAGTAACGTGAACATTGACCTTGCAAAAATCATTGGACAAACAGTTGCTGTACTAATTGGATTGTTCTTCTTAGTAGAAGCATTGAATGCCTTGAATCTTGTAATGTTAAATGCGATTTTAAGCGTAGTTATCGGATATTTACCAAACGTACTGTTCGCTGCGATTATTATCGGTCTTGGTTTTATTGGTGGACAATTACTTTCATCAGGAATCAAGAGTGCAACTGGAAGCTTACTAGCTGGTCTATTAACTAAATACATTTTGATTGTATTCTCGATCTTTATGGCTTTAGACCAACTGAACTTTGCTTCTGATATTGTTCAAGCTGCCTTCATCTTTATCATTGGTGGATTAGCTGTAGCTTTTGCTTTATCATTTGGTCTTGGAGGACGCGAGTTTGCGAAAAAACAACTTGCCCGTCTTGACAGCAAAATTGATGAAGAAGCAAATAAATCAGGTAATGAAAACACTAAAAATCCAACAGATTCACTATAA
- a CDS encoding sodium-dependent transporter, with protein sequence MKKEREQWGSRWGFILAAMGSAVGLGNIWRFSYAMGAGGGSTFLIIYLLSVLIIGFPVMLIEFAIGRRAQTDAIDAFKKLAPKSFWVVAGGMGVLAAFVILSFYGVIGGWSFKYIFSYLTGGVVGDTGGYFKAFVGSPIEPIGWQFLFMGVTVAIVMLGVQKGIETSSKWMMPILSILLILLAGYSLTLGGASEALTFMFHPDWSAFGDPSVYFAAVGQAFFTLSLGMGIMLTYGSYLSPKEKLTSSAAYIIILDTLFAIIAGLVVFPALFAFDLDPTQGAGLVFVVLPTIFQNISGIGAIVGVAFFVLLALAALSSAISLLEVVVAYLIRRLGVSRKIATLGIGFVIFLVGIPSSLSQGFVSIEVFGDSFLDFMDKFSGNLLLPLGGLIIALYGTWSWKSDELLEQTDLKGTAIAPAILFFAKYVAPIAILVILVFGMLNW encoded by the coding sequence ATGAAAAAAGAACGTGAACAATGGGGATCCCGTTGGGGATTTATCTTAGCAGCGATGGGTTCGGCTGTTGGGTTAGGAAATATCTGGAGATTCTCCTATGCAATGGGTGCAGGTGGAGGTTCTACTTTCTTAATCATCTATCTACTCAGTGTATTGATTATTGGTTTCCCTGTTATGTTGATTGAATTTGCCATTGGACGTCGTGCTCAAACAGATGCCATTGATGCTTTCAAGAAATTAGCGCCTAAGTCTTTCTGGGTTGTTGCTGGAGGAATGGGTGTGCTTGCGGCTTTCGTCATCCTTTCCTTCTACGGAGTTATTGGTGGTTGGTCCTTTAAGTATATTTTCTCTTACCTTACTGGTGGCGTTGTGGGAGACACTGGAGGCTATTTCAAAGCATTCGTCGGTTCACCTATCGAACCGATTGGATGGCAGTTCCTATTTATGGGTGTCACTGTTGCAATCGTTATGTTAGGTGTTCAAAAAGGTATTGAAACTTCCTCAAAATGGATGATGCCAATTTTAAGTATTCTTTTAATTCTACTAGCAGGATACAGCTTAACGCTCGGTGGAGCTAGTGAGGCGTTGACGTTCATGTTCCATCCGGACTGGTCTGCTTTTGGGGATCCCAGTGTGTATTTTGCAGCCGTTGGCCAAGCCTTTTTCACATTGAGTCTAGGTATGGGAATCATGCTGACTTATGGTAGTTATTTAAGCCCTAAAGAGAAACTCACTTCTTCAGCTGCTTATATTATCATACTCGATACTTTATTTGCGATTATCGCGGGTCTGGTTGTATTCCCTGCACTATTCGCTTTCGACTTAGACCCTACCCAAGGTGCTGGTTTAGTATTCGTTGTTTTACCGACTATTTTCCAAAACATTAGTGGTATTGGAGCTATTGTAGGTGTCGCTTTCTTCGTCTTATTGGCATTAGCTGCTTTATCTTCAGCCATTTCACTTTTAGAAGTTGTAGTTGCTTACCTGATCCGTAGGCTTGGTGTTTCTCGTAAGATTGCTACCTTGGGAATCGGATTTGTGATTTTCCTAGTAGGTATTCCTTCTTCATTAAGCCAAGGTTTTGTATCTATTGAAGTATTCGGAGATTCATTCCTTGATTTCATGGATAAATTTTCTGGTAACCTTTTATTACCACTTGGTGGCTTGATCATTGCGCTTTATGGAACTTGGTCTTGGAAATCAGATGAATTATTAGAGCAGACAGATTTAAAAGGTACTGCAATTGCTCCGGCAATCCTCTTCTTTGCTAAGTATGTTGCCCCAATCGCTATTTTAGTCATTTTAGTATTTGGAATGTTAAACTGGTAA
- a CDS encoding metallophosphoesterase, translated as MEWLLILIALVFGLIVYLYLQNYYLDIDEYTVTIPKLHNNIKGKKIVQISDTHLKQRYNNGYIDQLLQKIKAQDPDIIVIVGDLVQASLPDLVDVPIRKLCEGLSAVAPTYMVTGNHDIQTPNFEDLTHVLNSSKVRLLLDEAEWVDFGEEEGGIVLMGLAERPKDEEIPKPILKYIELTAEMSRQPKILLAHRPERFKEYLDDKTKAPSLTLSGHTHAGQMRIPFIGGAIAPGQGLFPKYDYGIFSDEEDQSKRMIISRGIGNSSFPFRINNRPEIVVITLN; from the coding sequence ATGGAATGGTTGTTAATATTGATCGCGCTGGTTTTTGGTCTGATAGTTTATCTTTATCTACAGAACTATTATTTGGATATTGATGAGTATACAGTAACCATACCGAAGCTACATAATAATATTAAAGGAAAGAAAATCGTGCAGATATCGGATACACATTTAAAACAGAGATATAACAATGGATATATTGATCAGTTACTTCAGAAAATAAAAGCACAAGATCCAGATATCATTGTAATTGTAGGAGATTTAGTTCAGGCTAGCCTACCTGACTTAGTTGATGTACCGATTCGTAAGTTATGTGAAGGGCTGAGTGCCGTTGCGCCCACTTATATGGTAACCGGTAACCATGACATCCAAACACCTAATTTCGAAGATTTAACACACGTACTGAATAGTTCTAAAGTAAGATTATTACTGGATGAAGCAGAATGGGTTGATTTTGGAGAAGAAGAAGGTGGAATTGTTCTAATGGGATTAGCAGAACGTCCTAAAGATGAAGAAATTCCTAAACCCATATTAAAATATATAGAATTGACAGCTGAAATGAGTAGACAACCTAAAATTTTACTTGCACACCGCCCAGAACGCTTCAAAGAATATCTAGATGATAAAACAAAAGCACCAAGTCTAACCCTATCTGGTCATACGCATGCTGGACAGATGAGAATACCATTCATCGGAGGTGCTATTGCTCCAGGACAAGGTTTATTTCCAAAATATGATTATGGCATCTTTTCAGATGAAGAAGATCAGTCCAAAAGAATGATCATTAGTAGAGGCATTGGTAATTCTAGTTTTCCTTTCAGAATCAACAATCGTCCAGAAATCGTCGTAATCACTTTAAATTAA
- a CDS encoding Gfo/Idh/MocA family protein, protein MSKLQLGIIGTSHISEVFVEAALETGEYELHAVYSRSLDKAETFGKPYHSQEAMDDYDAFIQHQDIEVLYIASPNSLHYKQTIDGLKAGKHVIVEKPAFANPDQWEEASRLAEEQGVVLVEAARHIHEENFKKVKEEIQNLKTLHGATLTYMKYSSRYDLVLEGEEPNIFSIKFAGGALMDLGIYTVYAAVSWFGEPKEVHYFAQKVRTGVDGKGTAILRYADFDVTLLFGKIATSMLPTEIYSVEKTLRVNSVVGIDKLEEISTKDSSVKEMKIHPAAKNTLFEEARIFADVIQRIEEPETKECLKNWTELGKAVNRTLFKLRKSADLSFDDEK, encoded by the coding sequence ATGTCTAAATTACAACTTGGTATTATTGGAACGAGTCATATCAGTGAAGTATTTGTTGAAGCAGCATTAGAAACTGGAGAATATGAACTGCATGCAGTTTACTCAAGGTCTCTAGATAAAGCAGAAACATTTGGGAAACCTTATCACTCTCAAGAAGCCATGGACGATTACGATGCATTCATTCAGCACCAAGATATCGAAGTGTTATACATTGCATCCCCTAATAGCTTACACTATAAACAAACGATTGACGGTCTGAAGGCGGGTAAGCATGTTATTGTCGAGAAACCAGCCTTCGCAAATCCCGACCAATGGGAAGAAGCAAGCCGACTTGCAGAAGAACAAGGTGTTGTTTTAGTTGAGGCGGCAAGACATATTCATGAAGAAAACTTCAAAAAAGTTAAAGAAGAAATCCAGAATCTAAAAACTCTTCACGGCGCAACATTGACCTATATGAAATATTCTTCGAGATATGATTTGGTGCTTGAGGGGGAAGAACCAAATATCTTTTCAATTAAGTTTGCAGGTGGAGCCTTAATGGATTTAGGTATTTACACAGTGTACGCAGCAGTAAGCTGGTTTGGTGAGCCAAAAGAAGTCCACTATTTTGCTCAGAAAGTCAGAACAGGTGTGGATGGGAAGGGGACAGCGATACTTAGATATGCTGATTTTGATGTTACCTTATTATTTGGAAAAATCGCTACTTCTATGTTACCAACAGAAATTTATAGTGTCGAGAAGACGTTAAGAGTCAATTCAGTCGTGGGTATTGATAAACTAGAAGAAATAAGTACAAAAGATTCAAGTGTAAAAGAAATGAAGATTCATCCTGCTGCGAAAAACACCTTGTTTGAAGAAGCAAGAATCTTCGCAGACGTCATTCAAAGAATAGAAGAGCCTGAAACAAAAGAATGCCTTAAAAACTGGACGGAACTTGGAAAAGCTGTTAACCGGACACTCTTCAAACTTAGAAAAAGTGCTGATTTATCTTTTGATGATGAAAAGTAA
- a CDS encoding PTS sugar transporter subunit IIB, with translation MKKLSILIICATGMSTTMLVSKMKRAAKEQDLEVSILAVSANEAATQFGSRELDVVLLGPQVRYMKSKVRKQLQGSNVAVEVIDIKDYGKMNGEKILSDALSLVNP, from the coding sequence ATGAAAAAACTATCCATCTTAATCATATGTGCGACAGGAATGAGCACAACTATGCTCGTTTCAAAAATGAAGAGAGCTGCCAAAGAGCAAGACCTAGAGGTATCCATCCTGGCAGTATCTGCAAACGAAGCAGCGACGCAATTTGGCTCTAGAGAATTAGACGTTGTACTGTTAGGACCACAAGTTCGTTATATGAAATCTAAAGTGCGCAAGCAGCTTCAAGGATCAAATGTAGCTGTAGAAGTCATAGACATTAAAGATTACGGTAAGATGAATGGTGAGAAAATTTTATCTGACGCTTTGAGCTTAGTTAATCCGTGA